CCTTTTGAAAACCCACTTTATGGGTTAGGTcacgttttttttttctttgttttgtttgtttatttttttttctttttttttctttttaaactaaTACTTAATGATATCCACTTTTAataattaacaatattaaaattactAATATTCCtctaattgtatatatatatcactttaggcaagataaaaataataaaaatagtaataatttagttctatagttaGCGTATctcgaaacttttataaatttgaggagtgttacaatcttccctccttaaaaacattcgtcctcgaatgttgctagGGCCATATTCTTAAGCTAACAATCGCCCCTTAGGTCCTTGAACCTCTTAAATTTTTCTTAGCACTACTCACTCTTCCAAGTGACTCAaaattttggctaactccctaagttttcaaaaatttcgccagagttttccttgtaaattggactatccaaaaatatccctgtcacaaataccacaaatacatcaacaacaaccaaatataccataacaggcCATTCATAGGCACCCTACGCAGCTCATAAATTAATTACTCACACTCCGGCAAGGAGGTACCACAATAACCAACAAGAATCTAAAGCACAACACTTTAGCAAAAGTAAATCACTTTAACGAATTAAATATACTCTGACATAAACTAAATCACTAAGACAACTAAATATAATCTAGGAAGGACATAAACACTTGTTAACTTGTATTTAATAACTGGAATATAAATGTAAAATCGAACTTAGGTTCACATACTTTTTTCCTAAAATAAATATGGATATTTCTTTCTCATATCTTTCTCGACCTCCCATGTAGCctcttttgaatcatgattactccacaaaacttttaccgatgctaaatcttttgttctcaaccttcttacttgcctatcgagactttctataggtacctcttcataagtcaagccttctttaatttctatagTATCAGCAGATATTATATGCGACTCATCATGAATGTACTttctaagcatagacacatgaaagacaggatgaatagaggacaactcaacgggtagcgctagcttataagccacatttactttcttttctagaatttcataaggtccgataaatctagggctaagtttccttttcttaccaaacctcataactcctttcatcggtgaaactttcaaaaataccTTATCACCAACCGTGAACTCTAACTCACGATGCCTCTTGTCAGAATAAGACTTTTGATGACTCTGAGCCGCTTTAAGTCTTTCTCTAAttagctgaactttttccaagGCCTCACAAACAAACTCTGGACCAATCAACGGCACCTCTGCTGGTTCAAATAAACCCactggagacctacatctccgcccatacaacgcctcatagggagccataccaatgctggcctgatagctgttattgtaagcaaattctataagtggcaagtgatcatctcaattacctccaaaatctataaGACACACACGCAGCATATCTTCGAGAGTCTGAATGGTCCTTTCTGCCTGGCCATCGGTCTGTGGATGGAAAGCAGTGCTTAAATTGACCTTGGTACCTAATCTTTTCTGAAATGCCTGCCAAAAATGCGtcgtgaactgagggcctctgtcagatatgattgaaactggaTTACCATGCAATCGGAGTATTTCTTTGATGTACAACTGCGCATATTGCTCTACATAATCTGTCGTCTTTACTGGTAGGAAATGTGCGGACTTTGTCAGTCGGTCTACAATAACCCAGATTGAATCATGCTTACGGTATGTGCGAGGTAGACCTActacgaaatccatattaatcatctcccacttccactgtggTATCTCTATGTCTTGATCtaggccaccaggcctctgatgctcggttttgacttgctggcaatttaaacatttagccacatgatctgctacttgtttcttcatgcttttccaccaatacaactctttcaaatctagatacattttggtagtacctgggtggatagagtacctcgaactatgagcttcctccattatggccttcctaagaccacctacatcaggcacacataaccgatcattcaacttcaaaactctgtcACTTCCTAGAGTGAAATCAGTGATTTCGTTGCTTCtgactccttcttttaatttcactaagTACGGATCTTCGTCTTGCTTAACCTTAACATGCGCAACAAGGGAGGATTGCACTAAGGCATAAGCAGTTATATCTCCTTCTTCGGTCTCATCCAATTTAATTCCATCATTTgctagtttttgaatttctcgacCCAAAGATCGCCTTTGTTCTGCAAGAT
This sequence is a window from Nicotiana sylvestris chromosome 3, ASM39365v2, whole genome shotgun sequence. Protein-coding genes within it:
- the LOC138888125 gene encoding uncharacterized protein produces the protein MAPYEALYGRRCRSPVGLFEPAEVPLIGPEFVCEALEKVQLIRERLKAAQSHQKSYSDKRHRELEFTVGDKVFLKVSPMKGVMRKYIHDESHIISADTIEIKEGLTYEEILVGYCGTSLPECE